From Streptomyces cyaneogriseus subsp. noncyanogenus, the proteins below share one genomic window:
- a CDS encoding thioesterase II family protein: MAGPDVVVFPGAGSFGGEFKELLAALDPAAWVVRYPGRYGKDFGTPAASFEDAVAACADQVLRRASAAPLLVGHSFGAYVAYAAAARLAEQDHAVAGLVALGATAPHLVTVDEAALRGLPETAAYLESIDPRLLPDDGSDGWREVVVEAARGDLLLLKEFTAAPHRKVGCPVAVAYGASDPLVTGAGAAAWAEATGGDCTWRVFPGGHSDLLSSPRTTAWLREVRRRAAE; the protein is encoded by the coding sequence ATGGCCGGCCCCGACGTGGTGGTCTTCCCCGGCGCCGGGTCGTTCGGCGGCGAGTTCAAGGAGCTGCTCGCCGCGCTGGACCCGGCGGCCTGGGTGGTGCGCTACCCGGGCCGGTACGGCAAGGACTTCGGCACACCCGCCGCATCGTTCGAGGACGCCGTGGCCGCCTGCGCCGACCAGGTGCTGCGCCGGGCGTCGGCCGCTCCCCTGCTCGTCGGCCACAGCTTCGGGGCGTACGTGGCGTACGCCGCGGCCGCGCGCCTGGCGGAGCAGGACCACGCGGTGGCCGGCCTGGTCGCCCTCGGGGCCACGGCGCCCCACCTGGTCACGGTGGACGAGGCCGCCCTGCGCGGTCTGCCGGAGACCGCGGCCTATCTGGAGAGCATCGACCCCCGCCTGCTCCCGGACGACGGCTCCGACGGGTGGCGGGAGGTCGTGGTGGAGGCCGCGCGCGGTGATCTGCTGCTGCTGAAGGAGTTCACGGCCGCGCCGCACCGGAAGGTGGGCTGCCCGGTGGCGGTGGCGTACGGCGCCTCGGATCCGCTCGTGACCGGCGCCGGGGCGGCGGCGTGGGCGGAGGCCACCGGCGGCGACTGCACCTGGCGGGTCTTCCCCGGCGGCCACAGCGACCTGCTGAGCTCCCCCAGGACCACCGCCTGGCTGCGGGAGGTGAGGCGGCGGGCGGCCGAGTGA
- a CDS encoding IS701 family transposase, translating to MLPTVSHSVTHDHDHDHDAVIAELGSEVFASLRRADQRRTAKEYLRGMLSVSGRKNARNLATSVGNRAAEQRFHHFIADSCWDWRPVREALTGFLERIAPPRAWVVRPLVLTKTGDCSVGVERRYVPEARQTLNAQFGWGLWQVADGFEVPVNWYLDLPDGWLSDPVRRERSRIPDGYVPPASAEGAAVGLVSQTLGRLPSRLRPVLSDARHAALPALVRGFRAARVPVLLRIGPSVPVLLADRALRGFSHRPVPAGKLLSTAGCRVRTVPRPGGRGSVAALRVRLPGLVDTATTTAAACGPQGGRGALTLVGVWSGTGPSPEHLWLTDTAVPAHALLEASELPEPHAAAMARAAEAGLRDYGGRSFQGWHRHMTMVSVALAARAVAAGPGERAVPAPACGGDRLMAA from the coding sequence ATGCTTCCCACCGTCAGCCACTCCGTCACCCATGACCACGACCACGACCACGACGCCGTGATCGCCGAGCTCGGCTCGGAGGTGTTCGCGTCGCTCCGCAGGGCCGACCAGCGCAGAACCGCCAAGGAGTACCTGCGCGGCATGCTGAGCGTCAGCGGCCGCAAGAACGCCCGCAACCTCGCCACCTCCGTCGGGAACCGGGCGGCGGAGCAGAGGTTCCATCACTTCATCGCCGACTCCTGCTGGGACTGGCGACCCGTGCGCGAGGCGCTGACCGGCTTCCTCGAACGCATCGCGCCTCCCCGGGCCTGGGTGGTGCGCCCGCTCGTCCTGACCAAGACCGGGGACTGCTCGGTCGGCGTGGAGCGCAGGTACGTGCCGGAGGCGAGGCAGACCCTGAACGCGCAGTTCGGATGGGGGCTGTGGCAGGTGGCCGACGGATTCGAGGTACCGGTGAACTGGTACCTGGACCTGCCGGACGGCTGGCTGAGCGACCCGGTCCGCCGGGAGCGTTCGCGCATACCCGACGGCTACGTGCCCCCCGCGTCGGCCGAGGGCGCGGCGGTGGGCCTGGTGAGCCAGACCCTGGGACGGCTCCCCTCACGGCTGCGCCCGGTGCTCTCGGACGCCCGCCACGCCGCGCTGCCGGCCCTGGTGCGCGGGTTCCGCGCGGCACGGGTCCCCGTGCTGCTGCGGATCGGCCCCTCCGTGCCGGTGCTGCTCGCCGACCGGGCGCTGCGGGGCTTCAGCCACCGTCCGGTGCCGGCCGGCAAGCTGCTGTCCACGGCGGGGTGCCGGGTCAGGACGGTGCCGCGTCCCGGCGGGCGGGGCTCGGTGGCCGCGCTGCGGGTGCGGCTGCCCGGTCTCGTCGACACCGCCACCACCACCGCCGCCGCCTGCGGTCCGCAGGGGGGACGGGGTGCGCTGACCCTGGTCGGTGTGTGGTCCGGCACCGGTCCCTCGCCGGAACATCTGTGGCTCACCGACACGGCGGTTCCGGCGCACGCGCTGCTGGAGGCGAGCGAGCTGCCCGAGCCGCACGCCGCCGCGATGGCGCGGGCCGCCGAGGCGGGGTTGCGGGACTACGGCGGCCGCTCCTTCCAGGGGTGGCACCGGCACATGACGATGGTGTCGGTGGCCCTGGCCGCCCGTGCCGTGGCCGCCGGCCCCGGCGAACGGGCCGTCCCGGCCCCCGCGTGCGGCGGGGACCGGCTGATGGCCGCCTGA
- a CDS encoding helix-turn-helix domain-containing protein, whose product MSEERIRELFDGALGYLRLLAAEAHPSRFDEPVDAARRSGADDRTLAELEQVRRLALEVQANYDRRQERDMRHAALLDVARELIHPHDFGELLRLTCRRARTLCSLDMAYISLYDPATGASTVQAVDGHCSALTPGFTVPPNGGLGNAAASTGAPNWTSDYLKDTTFKHSPQIDSTVRAEGLRALIAVPLHSNGTQLGALYAGHRAVRHFTPDEVAQMGMLGEMAAAALEAMKWVEGVKARAQDTARDARAVERELRAVQRLARAHAALLDQVADGAGPRHLLTAVAELLDGWVLLEDTDGNTWGSAGRPPQMPADPAALRAVSLEAHADRWVLACGADHWVAPVFADRTQLGQLVLHRATPLDEEGSRLMYACARVLALVMRRRGGPHDPAAREELLEALLTPGPGSANRARGQARTLGLDLSEPYVVLAARPADGLTDRVRAWARAYAQDRQGLQVCHDDHVVLLLPGDDAVAAGQATTARAATAGCPVTVGADGPVTDPEAVAPAYRRATRALDALATLGASSCVASAEDLGSLTMLLTDERDVDGFVRHTIGPVLDFDAQRSADLVVTLDSYFLSGGSPTRAAEQLFIHPNTVSRRLERVTDLLGAGWQEPARSLEIQLALRLHRLRQSLQSAGPPVSSGTSDAA is encoded by the coding sequence GTGAGTGAGGAACGGATACGGGAACTGTTCGACGGCGCTCTCGGGTACCTGCGGCTGCTGGCCGCCGAAGCCCATCCCTCCCGGTTCGACGAGCCGGTGGACGCCGCCCGGCGGTCGGGCGCCGACGACCGGACGCTGGCCGAGCTCGAGCAGGTCCGCCGGCTCGCCCTGGAAGTCCAGGCCAACTACGACCGGCGGCAGGAGCGGGACATGCGTCACGCCGCGCTGCTGGACGTGGCACGCGAGTTAATCCACCCGCACGACTTCGGTGAACTCCTCCGGCTGACCTGCCGCCGCGCCCGCACGCTGTGCAGTCTCGACATGGCCTACATCAGCCTGTACGACCCGGCCACCGGTGCCAGCACCGTGCAGGCCGTGGACGGCCACTGCTCCGCCCTCACGCCCGGCTTCACCGTGCCGCCCAACGGGGGGCTCGGCAACGCCGCCGCCTCGACCGGCGCCCCCAACTGGACCTCGGACTACCTGAAGGACACCACCTTCAAGCACTCCCCGCAGATCGACAGCACCGTACGGGCGGAAGGGCTGCGGGCCCTGATCGCCGTCCCCCTGCACAGCAACGGCACCCAGCTCGGCGCGCTCTACGCGGGTCATCGCGCCGTGCGCCACTTCACGCCCGACGAGGTGGCCCAGATGGGCATGCTCGGGGAGATGGCGGCGGCCGCGCTGGAGGCCATGAAGTGGGTGGAGGGCGTCAAGGCCCGGGCCCAGGACACCGCGCGGGACGCCCGCGCCGTGGAGCGGGAGCTGCGGGCCGTCCAGCGGCTGGCCCGCGCGCACGCGGCGCTGCTCGACCAGGTGGCCGACGGCGCGGGGCCGCGGCACCTGCTCACCGCGGTCGCCGAGCTGCTCGACGGGTGGGTGCTGCTGGAGGACACCGACGGCAACACCTGGGGCAGCGCCGGCCGCCCGCCGCAGATGCCCGCGGATCCGGCCGCGCTGCGCGCGGTGTCGCTGGAGGCGCACGCCGACCGGTGGGTGCTCGCGTGCGGGGCGGACCACTGGGTGGCTCCGGTCTTCGCCGACCGCACCCAGCTCGGGCAGCTCGTGCTGCACCGCGCCACCCCCCTGGACGAGGAGGGGAGCCGGCTGATGTACGCCTGCGCCCGCGTCCTCGCGCTGGTGATGCGGCGCCGGGGCGGCCCGCACGACCCGGCGGCCCGCGAGGAGCTGCTGGAAGCCCTCCTCACTCCCGGCCCCGGGTCGGCGAATCGGGCGCGCGGCCAGGCCCGCACCCTCGGACTCGACCTGAGCGAGCCGTACGTGGTGCTCGCGGCCCGGCCCGCGGACGGGCTGACCGACCGGGTACGGGCCTGGGCCCGGGCGTACGCCCAGGACCGCCAGGGGCTTCAGGTGTGCCACGACGACCATGTGGTCCTGCTGCTGCCCGGCGACGACGCGGTGGCGGCGGGCCAGGCGACCACCGCCCGGGCGGCGACCGCGGGCTGCCCGGTGACGGTGGGTGCCGACGGCCCGGTCACCGACCCCGAGGCGGTGGCCCCGGCGTACCGGCGGGCCACGCGGGCCCTGGACGCGCTCGCCACCCTCGGCGCCTCGAGCTGTGTGGCGTCCGCCGAGGACCTGGGCTCGCTGACCATGCTGCTCACCGACGAACGGGACGTCGACGGCTTCGTCCGGCACACCATCGGGCCGGTGCTGGACTTCGACGCCCAGCGCTCGGCCGACCTCGTCGTCACCCTGGACTCCTACTTCCTGTCGGGCGGCAGCCCCACCCGCGCCGCCGAGCAGTTGTTCATCCACCCCAACACCGTCTCCCGGCGGCTGGAGCGGGTGACCGATCTGCTCGGCGCGGGCTGGCAGGAGCCGGCCCGGAGCCTGGAGATCCAGCTCGCGCTGCGGCTGCACCGGCTCCGCCAGTCGCTCCAGAGCGCGGGCCCGCCGGTGTCCTCGGGCACCTCGGACGCCGCCTGA
- a CDS encoding methyltransferase domain-containing protein yields MQQVQQAEKTDQVRSYERSLARSAQSRTRADRPRVFTMEGRAWDLLDGVFAPVHSPSTRLGLEFLGLTADTAPAGTARGSFLEVGCGTGLIAVCAALHGHERVVAADINTAAVRNAELNIARHGVADRVRAVHSDLFSALPAGERFDTVFWSSNYVLAPAGYRYRHDHERAYVDPGYGTHRRFLAEVLDRTAPGGRALLHFSSRGDMGLLRHLAEETGTKLVELAATVIVEGDDPVSHYLLRITR; encoded by the coding sequence GTGCAGCAGGTACAGCAGGCAGAAAAGACCGACCAGGTACGCAGCTACGAGCGCTCCCTCGCCAGGAGCGCTCAGTCCCGCACCCGCGCGGACCGCCCCCGGGTCTTCACCATGGAGGGGCGCGCGTGGGACCTGCTGGACGGGGTGTTCGCCCCCGTCCACTCGCCCTCCACCCGGCTCGGGCTGGAGTTCCTCGGCCTGACCGCCGACACGGCGCCGGCCGGGACCGCGCGCGGCAGTTTCCTGGAGGTCGGCTGCGGCACGGGGCTGATCGCCGTCTGCGCCGCGCTCCACGGCCACGAGCGGGTGGTCGCCGCCGACATCAACACCGCGGCGGTGCGGAACGCGGAGCTGAACATCGCCCGCCACGGCGTCGCCGACCGGGTGCGCGCCGTGCACAGTGACCTGTTCTCCGCGCTGCCGGCCGGCGAGCGGTTCGACACGGTGTTCTGGAGCTCCAACTACGTCCTCGCCCCGGCCGGGTACCGCTACCGCCACGACCACGAGCGCGCCTATGTGGACCCGGGATACGGCACCCACCGCCGGTTCCTGGCGGAGGTGCTCGACCGGACCGCCCCCGGGGGCCGGGCGCTGCTGCACTTCAGCAGCCGCGGTGACATGGGCCTGCTGCGGCACCTCGCGGAGGAGACCGGCACGAAGCTGGTGGAGCTGGCCGCGACCGTGATCGTGGAGGGCGACGATCCGGTGTCGCACTATCTGCTCCGGATCACCCGCTAG
- a CDS encoding aminodeoxychorismate/anthranilate synthase component II: MPQDSLMDRVLGPSPPPFALLYRPETGSGDLVEALVGRITLALSPAGVPLPGPAAADADGERAARYDALVLVRSPRGAADGPGGRPAGPAPLVLTVTERADVPLREVVTRLLAARFPRPGLDVFRRLLEGGPDAYWTCLVHTGARTLVGAAAAPHLTLRAGTAVLTAGGGTCHVPAGGPGLGGVVGLLTDRADEDRARLSLDTALAAMTRICAGGVRVRGPWLRETAAGVRSEYAVEARCDRDPRQVLYETRPASDLVALLGRDRYGAAVLDSAVLDAATPESATWESATRESAAPGTAVRTRAALPGAGGAPRTSRAGGLGAHARVRALLEARNDTLAHFWFGRRKDVPARGLAGRRTLVVDAGDGFLPMLVHQLAALGLDPRVRRPDEPFPVDDGELVVLGAGPHDPRLTCRPEVARLRETAGRLLAGRRPFLALCLAHQVTCGLLGLGRVRRIAPRVGVQRTIDLFGSRERVGLYDSFAVHGDADRVAVDGLDSPVETSRDPLTGEVYALRGEFFAALQFRPESVLTQHGERILGALIRHALAGAAPRPS; this comes from the coding sequence GTGCCGCAGGACAGTCTCATGGACCGGGTACTCGGGCCGAGTCCGCCGCCGTTCGCCCTGCTGTACCGCCCCGAGACGGGATCGGGGGATCTGGTCGAAGCGCTCGTGGGGCGCATCACGCTGGCGCTGTCCCCGGCCGGTGTCCCGCTGCCCGGCCCCGCCGCCGCGGACGCGGACGGCGAGAGGGCCGCCCGGTACGACGCCCTCGTCCTGGTGAGGTCCCCGCGCGGCGCCGCGGACGGCCCGGGCGGCCGCCCCGCCGGGCCCGCGCCGCTCGTGCTCACCGTCACCGAGCGGGCCGACGTGCCGCTGCGCGAGGTCGTCACCCGTCTCCTCGCCGCCCGCTTCCCCCGCCCCGGCCTGGATGTCTTCCGGCGGCTGCTGGAGGGCGGGCCGGACGCCTACTGGACCTGTCTGGTGCACACCGGCGCGCGCACGCTGGTCGGCGCCGCCGCCGCGCCGCACCTCACCCTGCGCGCCGGCACCGCCGTACTGACGGCGGGGGGCGGGACGTGCCACGTCCCGGCCGGCGGACCGGGCCTCGGCGGTGTGGTCGGTCTGCTCACCGACCGCGCGGACGAGGACCGGGCCCGGCTCTCCCTAGACACGGCGCTCGCGGCGATGACCCGGATCTGCGCCGGCGGGGTGCGGGTACGCGGCCCCTGGCTCAGGGAGACGGCCGCCGGCGTCCGGAGCGAGTACGCCGTCGAGGCCCGCTGCGACCGCGATCCGCGCCAGGTGCTGTACGAGACGCGGCCCGCGTCGGACCTCGTCGCGCTGCTCGGACGAGACCGGTACGGCGCCGCCGTCCTGGACTCCGCCGTCCTGGACGCCGCCACCCCGGAGTCCGCCACCTGGGAGTCCGCCACCCGGGAGTCCGCCGCCCCGGGCACCGCCGTCCGGACCCGGGCGGCCCTGCCGGGAGCCGGGGGCGCCCCGCGGACGTCCCGGGCGGGCGGATTGGGCGCGCACGCCCGCGTCCGGGCGCTGCTCGAGGCCCGGAACGACACCCTCGCGCACTTCTGGTTCGGCCGGCGAAAGGACGTGCCCGCCCGCGGTCTGGCCGGGCGCCGGACGCTGGTGGTCGACGCCGGTGACGGCTTCCTCCCGATGCTCGTCCACCAGTTGGCCGCGCTGGGCCTCGATCCCCGCGTGCGGCGCCCGGACGAGCCGTTCCCGGTGGACGACGGGGAGCTGGTGGTGCTCGGGGCCGGTCCGCACGACCCCCGGCTGACCTGCCGTCCCGAGGTGGCCCGGCTGCGCGAGACGGCGGGCCGGCTGCTCGCCGGCCGCCGCCCCTTCCTCGCCCTCTGCCTGGCCCATCAGGTGACGTGCGGTCTGCTCGGTCTCGGCCGGGTCCGGCGCATCGCCCCCCGGGTGGGTGTCCAGCGCACCATCGACCTGTTCGGCAGCCGCGAACGGGTCGGGCTCTACGACTCCTTCGCCGTCCACGGCGACGCCGACCGCGTCGCCGTGGACGGTCTCGACAGCCCGGTGGAGACCAGCCGCGACCCGCTCACGGGAGAGGTGTACGCGCTGCGCGGGGAGTTCTTCGCCGCCCTCCAGTTCCGCCCGGAGTCCGTGCTGACGCAGCACGGCGAGCGCATCCTGGGCGCACTGATCCGGCACGCGCTCGCCGGGGCCGCGCCGCGGCCGTCCTGA
- a CDS encoding helix-turn-helix domain-containing protein — MIVRLVEPARETGTEGVPDLLDPRRWSAPVGRVDSLSARERRVLVLLGIGESNRSIARRLDISERTVKAHITRILATLGVESRLQAGLVACAWARARAAARRPESDPAGTRAA, encoded by the coding sequence ATGATCGTCCGCCTGGTGGAGCCCGCCCGGGAGACCGGGACCGAAGGCGTCCCGGACCTGCTCGACCCCCGCCGCTGGAGTGCGCCGGTCGGCCGGGTCGATTCCTTGTCGGCACGCGAGAGGAGAGTTCTCGTCCTGCTCGGGATCGGCGAGTCCAACCGCTCGATAGCGCGTCGGCTCGACATCTCCGAGCGCACCGTGAAAGCGCACATCACCCGGATCCTCGCCACACTCGGGGTGGAGTCCCGGCTTCAGGCGGGACTGGTCGCCTGCGCGTGGGCGCGTGCCCGCGCGGCGGCCCGCCGCCCGGAGAGCGACCCGGCGGGCACCCGCGCGGCCTGA
- a CDS encoding LysR family transcriptional regulator translates to MLNLERLRTLDALARHGSVSGAAEGLHITTSAVSQQMSKLEREVGQQLLARNGRGVRLTDAGRLLAEHAARILSQVALAQSELEAHRGQVVGELRLSAFPTAARGLFPTALSALRAAHPALRVRSCELEPERGIAGVVRGDLDLAVVLDWYNKPLPVPDGLVKAPVLDDPADVALPAGHRLAGRAEADLAEFAEDEWITWGEGEFCHEWLVFTLRSKGIEPIIGHRAAETHTQLALVAAGLGVCIAPLLGRHPLPDGVVTVPLKQRVRRHVYVVWRADADRRPSIRAAVQALREAGERVGTG, encoded by the coding sequence ATGTTGAACCTGGAGCGCCTGCGCACCCTCGACGCCCTCGCTCGCCATGGCTCGGTCAGCGGCGCCGCCGAGGGACTGCACATCACGACCTCGGCCGTCTCCCAGCAGATGTCCAAGCTGGAACGCGAGGTCGGCCAGCAGCTCCTGGCGAGGAACGGCCGCGGTGTACGGCTGACGGACGCGGGGCGGCTGCTGGCCGAGCACGCGGCGCGCATCCTGTCGCAGGTGGCCCTCGCCCAGTCCGAGCTGGAGGCGCACCGCGGCCAGGTCGTGGGCGAGCTGCGGCTCTCGGCGTTCCCGACCGCCGCGCGCGGACTCTTCCCCACCGCGCTGTCCGCGCTGCGGGCCGCGCACCCCGCGCTGCGCGTGCGCTCCTGCGAACTGGAACCCGAGCGCGGCATCGCCGGGGTGGTCCGCGGCGACCTCGACCTGGCCGTGGTCCTGGACTGGTACAACAAGCCGCTGCCCGTCCCCGACGGCCTGGTCAAGGCACCGGTCCTGGACGACCCCGCCGACGTCGCCCTGCCGGCCGGCCACCGGCTGGCCGGCCGCGCCGAGGCGGACCTCGCCGAGTTCGCCGAGGACGAGTGGATCACCTGGGGCGAGGGCGAGTTCTGCCACGAGTGGCTGGTCTTCACCCTGCGCTCCAAGGGCATCGAGCCGATCATCGGCCACCGCGCCGCCGAGACCCACACCCAACTGGCGCTGGTCGCCGCGGGACTCGGGGTGTGCATCGCGCCGCTGCTCGGCCGCCACCCGCTGCCGGACGGGGTCGTCACCGTCCCGCTGAAGCAGCGGGTGCGCCGGCATGTGTACGTCGTGTGGCGCGCGGACGCCGACCGCCGCCCCTCGATCCGCGCGGCGGTGCAGGCGCTGCGGGAGGCGGGGGAGCGGGTGGGGACCGGGTGA
- a CDS encoding DMT family transporter, translated as MSSDVTVPRPRAHPAARPAVDWRLRFAALCLVWGFSFLLIKVGTGGYAPFQVTLGRLVFGTAVLAAAMAVRRERLPRGARTWAHLAVAGFLLNALPFSLFAYAELTIPSTLAGICNATSPLWGMVLSCVALSEDRPTRLRVAGLGIGFLGVLTVLGVWHGFDGLDATGTALALLASLSYPVGWIYVRRTLAGSGHSHLSLTGAQLLLATVQLAVVTPLFTTFPDRFPAVPLLAVAALGTLGTGLAVLIQYGLVAEVGPTTAQMVTYFIPVIATAAGVALLGESLTWSTPVGALIVVAGAALTQTRPRGGRGRAVGSRVRMRGGEPAEAERARAGQRSEKARSTGA; from the coding sequence ATGAGCAGTGACGTCACCGTGCCGCGCCCCCGTGCCCACCCTGCCGCCCGCCCCGCCGTGGACTGGCGGCTGCGCTTCGCGGCCCTCTGTCTGGTCTGGGGCTTCAGCTTCCTGCTGATCAAGGTGGGCACGGGGGGATACGCCCCCTTCCAGGTCACGCTCGGACGGCTGGTGTTCGGTACGGCGGTGCTCGCCGCGGCGATGGCGGTGCGGCGGGAGCGGCTGCCGCGCGGTGCCCGGACGTGGGCGCATCTCGCGGTCGCCGGTTTTCTGCTCAACGCGCTGCCGTTCTCCCTGTTCGCCTACGCGGAGCTGACGATCCCCTCGACGCTGGCGGGCATCTGCAACGCGACCTCCCCGCTGTGGGGCATGGTGCTGTCCTGCGTCGCGCTGTCCGAGGACCGGCCCACCCGGCTGCGGGTGGCGGGGCTCGGCATCGGCTTCCTCGGGGTGCTGACCGTGCTCGGCGTCTGGCACGGCTTCGACGGCCTGGACGCCACGGGCACGGCCCTGGCGCTGCTGGCCTCCCTCAGCTACCCCGTCGGCTGGATCTACGTCCGCCGCACCCTGGCCGGCTCCGGCCACTCGCACCTGTCCCTGACCGGGGCGCAACTGCTCCTCGCCACCGTCCAGCTCGCCGTGGTGACACCGCTGTTCACCACGTTCCCGGACCGGTTCCCGGCGGTCCCGCTGCTGGCGGTGGCGGCGCTGGGCACGCTCGGCACCGGACTCGCCGTACTGATCCAGTACGGCCTGGTCGCCGAGGTCGGCCCGACCACCGCCCAGATGGTCACCTATTTCATCCCGGTCATCGCCACGGCGGCGGGCGTCGCCCTCCTCGGCGAGTCCCTGACCTGGTCGACTCCGGTGGGCGCGCTGATCGTCGTGGCGGGCGCGGCGCTGACGCAAACCAGGCCCCGGGGCGGGAGGGGCCGGGCCGTGGGCTCGCGGGTCCGGATGCGCGGGGGCGAGCCAGCCGAGGCCGAGCGGGCACGCGCCGGGCAGCGGAGCGAGAAGGCGCGTTCCACGGGCGCGTAG
- a CDS encoding aminotransferase class I/II-fold pyridoxal phosphate-dependent enzyme translates to MLGEYRITGRGAAEISASVERAVACGELEPGQPLPPMRELAERLGVNPNTVAAAYRTLRERGVIETAGRRGSRVRSTPATTGREFIRVEVPEGARDVSAGNPDPALLPALAPAFAAAAGRGDREPVLYGDAPVEPELERLARAELDADGVPGGPLAVTSGSLDAMERVLAAHLKPGDPVAVEDPGWGSLLDLVPALGLRTVPVGVDDDGPLVDDVRRALAGGVRALVVTDRAQNPTGAAVSAARARALRSLLREHPETLLIEDDHGHRIVDLPLHPLAGATRSWAFVRSAAKAYGPDLRLAVLTGDSVTLDRVRGRQRLGPGWVSRITQRAVARLWAEGAVDARAVAAAYGRRREALIGALAERGVTAHGRSGLNVWIPVPDETGAVARLLHAGWAVAPGARFRLHAPPGIRITVSTLGAGEAGPLADAVASALGAGAGRSHV, encoded by the coding sequence GTGCTAGGAGAATATCGGATCACCGGGCGGGGCGCAGCGGAGATTTCCGCGAGCGTCGAGCGGGCGGTCGCGTGCGGAGAGCTGGAGCCGGGTCAACCACTGCCTCCCATGCGGGAGTTGGCCGAGCGGCTCGGGGTGAATCCCAACACCGTCGCCGCCGCCTACCGCACCCTGCGCGAGCGCGGGGTGATCGAGACCGCCGGGCGGCGCGGCAGCCGGGTGCGGTCCACGCCCGCCACCACCGGCCGCGAGTTCATCCGGGTGGAGGTGCCCGAGGGGGCGCGGGACGTGTCCGCCGGCAACCCGGACCCGGCGCTGCTGCCCGCGCTGGCGCCGGCCTTCGCCGCGGCGGCCGGGCGGGGCGACCGGGAGCCGGTCCTGTACGGGGACGCGCCGGTCGAGCCGGAGCTGGAGCGCCTCGCGCGGGCCGAGCTGGACGCCGACGGGGTGCCCGGCGGGCCCCTGGCCGTCACGTCCGGTTCGCTGGACGCGATGGAGCGGGTGCTGGCGGCCCATCTGAAACCGGGGGACCCGGTCGCGGTGGAGGACCCGGGATGGGGGAGTCTGCTCGACCTCGTCCCGGCGCTCGGGCTGCGCACGGTCCCGGTCGGCGTCGACGACGACGGGCCGCTCGTCGACGACGTGCGCCGCGCCCTCGCCGGCGGGGTGCGCGCCCTCGTCGTCACCGACCGGGCGCAGAACCCGACGGGCGCGGCGGTGAGCGCCGCACGCGCGCGTGCGCTGCGGTCCCTGCTCCGTGAGCATCCGGAGACGCTGCTCATCGAGGACGACCACGGCCACCGGATCGTCGACCTGCCCCTGCATCCCCTGGCCGGCGCGACCCGCTCCTGGGCCTTCGTCCGCTCGGCCGCCAAGGCGTACGGCCCCGACCTGCGGCTCGCCGTGCTCACCGGGGACTCCGTCACGCTCGACCGGGTCCGCGGACGGCAGCGGCTCGGCCCCGGCTGGGTCAGCCGGATCACCCAGCGCGCCGTCGCGCGGCTGTGGGCCGAGGGCGCCGTGGACGCGCGGGCGGTGGCGGCGGCGTACGGACGGCGCCGCGAGGCGCTGATCGGCGCGCTCGCGGAACGCGGGGTCACGGCGCACGGCCGCAGCGGCCTGAACGTCTGGATCCCCGTGCCGGACGAGACCGGCGCCGTGGCGCGGCTGCTGCACGCCGGCTGGGCCGTCGCCCCCGGCGCCCGCTTCCGGCTGCACGCCCCGCCCGGCATCCGGATCACCGTCTCGACGCTGGGCGCCGGGGAGGCGGGGCCGCTGGCGGACGCGGTGGCCTCCGCCCTGGGGGCCGGAGCGGGGCGGAGCCACGTCTGA
- a CDS encoding pyridoxamine 5'-phosphate oxidase family protein has translation MQGTQQTPPGATAAYARTDRTAPTRSADRASYDKELVHAILDEGYVCHLGFVRDGAPVVLPTLYGRVGERLYVHGSTGSRPLRAAGQSDPGLPVCLTVTHVDALVLARSGFHHSINYRSVVVHGIAHDVTDPEEKLRALDALVDHVVPGRSRDSRPADRKELAATAVVSLDLNEVSAKVRSGGVNDEPEDYALPHWAGLVPLRKGYESPVPDPRLAPGTELPGYLAGL, from the coding sequence ATGCAGGGGACGCAGCAGACGCCGCCCGGCGCCACCGCCGCCTACGCCCGCACCGACCGCACCGCCCCCACCCGCTCCGCGGACCGCGCCTCGTACGACAAGGAGCTGGTGCACGCGATACTCGACGAGGGCTACGTCTGCCACCTCGGCTTCGTCCGCGACGGCGCCCCGGTGGTCCTGCCGACGCTGTACGGCCGGGTCGGCGAGCGGCTCTATGTGCACGGCTCGACGGGCTCGCGCCCCCTGCGCGCGGCCGGGCAGAGCGACCCGGGCCTGCCGGTGTGCCTGACGGTCACGCACGTCGACGCGCTGGTGCTGGCCCGCTCCGGCTTCCACCACTCGATCAACTACCGCTCCGTCGTGGTGCACGGCATCGCGCACGACGTGACGGACCCCGAGGAGAAGCTCCGGGCCCTGGACGCCCTGGTCGACCACGTCGTACCGGGCCGCTCGCGCGACTCCCGGCCGGCCGACAGGAAGGAGCTGGCCGCCACCGCCGTCGTCAGCCTCGACCTGAACGAGGTCTCCGCCAAGGTCCGCAGCGGCGGCGTCAACGACGAGCCGGAGGACTACGCCCTGCCGCACTGGGCCGGTCTCGTCCCGCTGCGCAAGGGCTACGAGTCCCCGGTCCCGGACCCGCGGCTGGCGCCCGGCACCGAACTGCCCGGCTATCTGGCGGGCCTGTGA